In the Streptomyces spororaveus genome, CGAGGCCCACGTCCTGTACGCCGCCAAGGCCTTCCTCTCCCGCGCGATCGTGCGCTGGGTGGAGGAGGAAGGACTGGGCCTGGACGTCTGCTCCGCCGGGGAGCTGGAGCTCGCCGTCACCGCCGGGTTCCCGCCCGAGCGGATCGTGCTGCACGGCAACGCCAAGTCGCCCCGCGACCTGGAGGCGGCGCTGCGGCTCGGCGTGGGGCGGATCGTCATCGACGGGCCGTCCGAGATCGCCCGGATCGCGGCCGCCGTCGGGCCGGAGGGGCACCAGAAGGTGATGGTGCGGGTGGTGCCGGGCGTCTCGGCCGGGGGCCACGAGAAGATCCGTACCGGTACGGAGGACCAGAAGTTCGGCCTCTCACTCACCGACGGCTCGGCGCAGGACGCCATCGCGCGCATACTCGGACAGCCTCAGCTCGAACTGACCGGCCTGCACTGCCACATCGGCTCCCAGATCACCGAGGTGGAGCCGTACCTCGTCGCCCTGCGCCGCATGGTCGGGCTGATGGCCCTCATCCGCGACACGCACGGCATCGACCTGCCCGAGCTGGACATGGGCGGCGGCCACGGCATCGCCTACCGGCCCGGCGAGTCCGCCCTCGACCTCACCGCCCTCGCCCGCGGCCTGCGCACCGAGCTCGGCGAAGGCTGCGCCGCCGCGGGCCTGGCCGTGCCCCGGCTCCTCGTCGAACCGGGGCGTGCGGTCGCCGGGCCGGCCGGGGTCGCCCTGTACCGCGTGCTCGCGGTCAAGCACACCGGCGAGAAGGTGTTCGTCGCCGTGGACGGCGGGATGAGCGACAATCCGCGGCCCGCCCTGTACGGGGTGCGCTACGCGCCCCGCCTGATCGGTCGGCACTCCACCGCCGACGCCTGCACGGCCACGGTCGTCGGCCGGCACTGCGAGGCCGGGGACGTTCTCGCGGCCGATGTGGAGCTGCCGGGCGACGTCCACCCCGGTGACCTGATCGCCGTACCCGTGGCGGGCGCGTACCAGCTGTCCATGGCGTCCGGTTACAACATGGTGGGGCGTCCCCCGGTGGTCGCCGTCCACGAGGGCACGTCGCGGGTGCTGGTCCGGCGCGAGACGCTGGAGGACTTCCGCAGCCGGGACATCGGCAGCTAGGGGGCCCGCCGGGCGGCTCAGCCGGCGTGGACGTGGGGGCGGCGGGACCGGTCCGGTTCGGCTTCCCGGATGACCTCGCGGGTGACGGGGGCGACCTCGCCCTGGCCGAAGAGGAAGAAGCGGAGGAAGTTGGCCATCGGGTTGCCCTCGGTCCACTCGAAGTAGATGTGCGGGCGCTGGCCGGTCTCATCGCGTACGTGGAGCAGGAGCGCGGCCAGGGCGTTGGGGATGCTGGAGCTCTCCAGGGTCAGGACGCGGTAGCGGTCGTGCAGCACTTCGCCGCGTACGCGCATGCCGGACTCGAACTCGGACGCGTCCAGGACGGTGACCTCGACGAACATCACGTCGTCCCCGGCGGGGATGTCGTTGTCCGCGCGGATCTGTTCCTTCTTCTGCCGGTACTCCTCGCGGTCCCGGTTGTCGGGCTCGTTCGCGATGAAACGGATCGTGCGGTTGGCGGTGTCGCGGATGAACCGCTGGGCCATGTCGTCGAACTCCACGTGCGTGACGCGCAGCTCGAAGACGCGGGCCAGACGGGAGAGGAGGGAGAGGGCCATGATGCCGGCGATGAAGCAGGCGCCGATCTTCACGCCGTCGGGACGTTCCACGATGTTGATGGCGGTCGTGTAGATGAAGACGGCGGAGATGATGCCGAAGCCGATGGTCCAGCCGCGCTCCCCCGCCCGGCGGGCGGCGATGGTCACGGCGACCGCCGCCGAGGTGATGAGAACGAGGACACCGGTGGCGTACGCGCCGCCCTGCGCGTCCACGTCGGCGTTGAAGATCCAGGTCACCAGGAACGCGACCAGGGTGAACACGATGACCATGGGGCGCAGGGCGCGGGCCCAGTGCGGGGCCATGCCGTACCGGGGCAGGTAGCGCGGCATCAGGTTCAGCAGGCCCGCCATCGCGGAGGCGCCCGCGAACCAGAGGATCAGGATCGTGGAGATGTCGTAGACCGTGCCGAAGGCGGAGCCGAGGTACTCGTGGGCGAGGTAGGCGAGGGCGCGGCCGTTGGCTTCGCCGCCCGGCTCGAACTGGGCGGCCGGGATCAGCAGGGTCGTGATCAGGCTGGAGCAGATCAGGAAGATGCTCATGATCACGGCCGCTGTGGTCAGCAGCTTCTTCGCACCGCGGATCCGGCCCGCGGGCTTCGCATCGGTGTCGTCCGGATCGCCCTTGACGTGAGGCATGACGGCCACGCCGGTCTCGAAGCCCGACAGGCCGAGCGCGAGCTTCGGGAACACGACGAGTGCGATGGCGATCATCATGAAGGGGTTGCCGTGCTCGGCGGTGAGCGCGGTCGTCCAGTCGGTGATGAC is a window encoding:
- the lysA gene encoding diaminopimelate decarboxylase — translated: MSIASLHEVPARAGELSVWPASATLLPHGDVAVGGVSLTEIADRFDTPAYVLDESEVRERCRTYRTALPEAHVLYAAKAFLSRAIVRWVEEEGLGLDVCSAGELELAVTAGFPPERIVLHGNAKSPRDLEAALRLGVGRIVIDGPSEIARIAAAVGPEGHQKVMVRVVPGVSAGGHEKIRTGTEDQKFGLSLTDGSAQDAIARILGQPQLELTGLHCHIGSQITEVEPYLVALRRMVGLMALIRDTHGIDLPELDMGGGHGIAYRPGESALDLTALARGLRTELGEGCAAAGLAVPRLLVEPGRAVAGPAGVALYRVLAVKHTGEKVFVAVDGGMSDNPRPALYGVRYAPRLIGRHSTADACTATVVGRHCEAGDVLAADVELPGDVHPGDLIAVPVAGAYQLSMASGYNMVGRPPVVAVHEGTSRVLVRRETLEDFRSRDIGS
- a CDS encoding APC family permease encodes the protein MATPARTSRLRAWMLEGLTAENSSPAAKEAAAQPHGRPWWRVMCLTGLDYFSTLGYQPGIAFLAAGLLSPLATIVLVLLTLFGALPVYRRVAEESPHGEGSIAMLERLLTFWKGKLFVLTLLGFAATDFLITITLSAADATAHMVENPHLTSTLHGHEVVITLILIALLGGVFLKGFSEAIGVAVVLVATYLSLNVVVVAVGLWNVFTQPQVITDWTTALTAEHGNPFMMIAIALVVFPKLALGLSGFETGVAVMPHVKGDPDDTDAKPAGRIRGAKKLLTTAAVIMSIFLICSSLITTLLIPAAQFEPGGEANGRALAYLAHEYLGSAFGTVYDISTILILWFAGASAMAGLLNLMPRYLPRYGMAPHWARALRPMVIVFTLVAFLVTWIFNADVDAQGGAYATGVLVLITSAAVAVTIAARRAGERGWTIGFGIISAVFIYTTAINIVERPDGVKIGACFIAGIMALSLLSRLARVFELRVTHVEFDDMAQRFIRDTANRTIRFIANEPDNRDREEYRQKKEQIRADNDIPAGDDVMFVEVTVLDASEFESGMRVRGEVLHDRYRVLTLESSSIPNALAALLLHVRDETGQRPHIYFEWTEGNPMANFLRFFLFGQGEVAPVTREVIREAEPDRSRRPHVHAG